Proteins from a genomic interval of Arachis hypogaea cultivar Tifrunner chromosome 10, arahy.Tifrunner.gnm2.J5K5, whole genome shotgun sequence:
- the LOC112717335 gene encoding uncharacterized protein, which translates to MIDAIASMGAGYKGPSYPRVHGYLLSKLVEDVRKMIDGYREIWKQTGCTIMADGWTDRCRRTLINFLVYCPKGTVFLKSVDASNISKTAENLFKLFRDVVLFVGPENVVHIVTDNATNYVAAGRLLEAEFPKLYWSPCAAHCVNLMFQDIGKLQEVSQTVSQASLITKYIYNHCYPLFLMRKFTGGREILRPAPTRFATNFIALQSILAQKDPLRAMVTSKEFTGSAYSKEAKAKKFVDQVLDSKFWSQCTDIVKLTSPLVHVLRIVDSEDRLAMGYLYQAIYKAREEMVRRFQKRKKVVDPYLKILDTRWDAQLKRNLHAAGYWLNPSFRFNAGEFENHKETISGLLDVIEKYAYDDPVLNSKLTSEKRIFKNAEKDFGRPSAIRERTTVMPGEISS; encoded by the coding sequence ATGATTGATGCTATTGCAAGCATGGGTGCAGGGTATAAAGGGCCAAGTTATCCAAGAGTCCATGGGTATTTGTTGAGTAAATTAGTTGAGGATGTGAGGAAGATGATTGATGGTTATCGTGAGATTTGGAAGCAAACTGGATGCACTATTATGGCCGATGGATGGACTGATCGTTGTAGGCGtactttgattaattttttagtttattgtCCTAAAGGAACTGTTTTTCTAAAGTCAGTTGATGCTTCTAATATCTCAAAAACTGCTGAAAATTTGTTTAAGTTGTTTAGGGATGTTGTATTGTTTGTTGGTCCTGAGAATGTTGTGCATATTGTAACGGATAATGCTACAAACTATGTTGCTGCGGGAAGATTGTTGGAGGCTGAGTTTCCTAAATTGTATTGGTCCCCTTGTGCAGCTCATTGTGTTAATCTGATGTTTCAAGATATTGGGAAGTTGCAAGAAGTGAGTCAAACTGTGTCACAAGCTTCACTGATCACTAAGTATATCTATAATCATTGCTATCCACTGTTCTTGATGAGAAAGTTTACAGGTGGGCGGGAAATACTTCGTCCAGCTCCAACTCGGTTTGCTACTAATTTCATTGCTTTGCAAAGTATTTTAGCTCAAAAGGATCCTCTGAGAGCTATGGTGACTTCTAAAGAATTTACAGGCTCAGCTTACTCCAAAGAAGCCAAAGCTAAGAAATTTGTGGATCAAGTCTTGGATTCTAAATTTTGGAGTCAATGCACTGATATTGTTAAGCTTACTTCGCCACTTGTTCATGTTTTACGTATTGTGGATAGTGAAGACAGACTTGCCATGGGTTATCTTTATCAAGCTATTTATAAGGCTAGAGAAGAAATGGTGAGGAGGtttcagaaaagaaagaaggttGTTGATCCTTATCTGAAGATTTTGGATACCCGTTGGGATGCACAACTTAAGAGAAATCTTCATGCCGCTGGTTATTGGTTAAATCCATCTTTTCGATTTAATgctggagaatttgaaaatcacaaAGAAACGATTTCTGGCTTGTTGGATGTCATTGAGAAATATGCTTATGATGATCCTGTATTGAATTCTAAGCTGACAAGTGAGAAGAGGATCTTTAAGAATGCTGAGAAAGATTTTGGAAGACCCTCTGCAATACGTGAACGAACCACTGTTATGCCAGGTGAAATTTCTTCATAA
- the LOC112715185 gene encoding uncharacterized protein, translated as MDSGNSTAGSMQSSSSGAPADEDSYDSHSRAQQQQPQPHHHHILNQLSTTTTTTTLHHTHAPIFDPLLSSSSTTSTTFLDPSSSSIQRSNPTIVNNLDMPWYITPRSGLDQPDLSTVMPQFAVPPPPPPPPLPPLLQQQQQQEARSNANSNSTVVRNPKKRSRASRRAPTTVLTTDTTNFRAMVQEFTGIPAQPFTSSSSSSPFPRTRLDLFVGGGSSSSSAAAGPPYLLRPFAQKVPLPSSFPQTNYNSSPSSSMVMNNILFVPNSNNPINNSYQQLPSSSSSPLGLLKQHQHLNNVNMNNMQNNNNNNPASILSFQSILQAQQIRMGVLEEQLGFTRAHVSTTNNISNGGVLEKGRTEGMVESWINCSSD; from the exons ATGGATTCGGGCAACAGTACCGCTGGGAGCATGCAGTCCTCAAGTAGTGGTGCTCCTGCTGATGAAGATTCGTACGACTCACACTCACgcgcccaacaacaacaaccccAACCCCATCATCATCATATTCTAAATCAgttatcaacaacaacaacaacaaccaccctTCACCACACCCACGCCCCTATCTTTGATCCTttgttatcatcatcatcaacaacttCAACAACCTTCTTGGATCCATCATCATCTTCAATTCAAAGATCAAATCCAACAATAGTAAACAACCTCGACATGCCGTGGTACATCACACCGAGATCCGGACTCGACCAACCGGATCTTTCCACCGTCATGCCGCAATTCGCTGTTCCaccaccgccgccgccgccgccgctaccacCGTTgctgcagcaacaacaacaacaagaagcgCGCAGCAACGCAAACAGTAACAGCACGGTGGTTCGGAACCCGAAGAAGAGGTCGAGGGCTTCACGGCGAGCACCAACGACGGTTTTAACAACGGACACCACGAATTTCCGAGCTATGGTTCAAGAATTCACTGGTATTCCGGCACAGCctttcacttcttcttcttcttcttctccttttccaaGAACAAGGTTGGATCTCTTTGTTGGTggcggttcttcttcttcttctgctgctGCTGGTCCTCCTTATCTTCTTCGTCCATTTGCGCAGAAAGTTCCTCTACCGTCGTCGTTTCCTCAAACCAATTATAATTCTTCACCTTCTTCTTCCATGGTGATGAACAACATATTATTTGTTCCTAATTCTAACAATCCAATTAATAACAGCTACCAAcaacttccttcttcttcttcttccccccttGGGCTTTTGAAACAGCATCAGCATCTTAATAATGTGAACATGAACAACAtgcaaaacaacaacaacaacaaccctgCATCGATTCTGAGCTTTCAATCGATTCTTCAAGCACAACAAATTAG AATGGGTGTGTTGGAGGAACAACTAGGATTCACTCGTGCGCATGTTAGCACCACCAACAACATCAGCAATGGAGGAGTGTTAGAGAAGGGAAGAACCGAAGGTATGGTGGAGTCATGGATCAATTGTTCTTCTGATTAA